From Daucus carota subsp. sativus chromosome 6, DH1 v3.0, whole genome shotgun sequence, the proteins below share one genomic window:
- the LOC108224930 gene encoding E3 ubiquitin-protein ligase PUB23 — protein MDEIEVPSFFLCPISLEIMKDPVILSTGITYDRMSIENWIFLRKHNNCPVTKQELTDVELTPNHTLRRLLQAWCTLNASYGIQRIPTPRPPVSTSQISKLIKDSKSPKLQMRCLKRLKSIASENETNKRLIEAAGAANFLASIIRNAKRSSDSEVLEEEFELTKPEDEALSILYQLQLSETSLKSLVGENSEFIESMIHFMKSENYESRTYAVLLLKSIFSVVEQAEMMSFRGELLKEIVHVLKDEISPKASKAALQVLIYLCPLGRNRIKASEAGAVQVIVNFLISHPSDKRFSEMALTVLELLCQCAEGRSDLLKHGAGLAVVSKRILRISRFASDRGVRIIHSIAKYSGSNSSVLQEMLQLGVVSKLCLVLQVDCGSKTKEKATEILKMHSRAWRNSPCLSTAVPSFYPA, from the coding sequence ATGGACGAGATTGAAGTTCCTTCATTTTTTCTGTGCCCGATTTCTCTAGAGATCATGAAAGACCCGGTCATACTCTCCACCGGCATAACATATGATCGGATGAGCATCGAGAATTGGATATTTTTGAGGAAACACAACAACTGTCCGGTAACTAAACAGGAGCTTACGGATGTAGAGTTGACTCCTAACCATACCTTGAGAAGACTCCTTCAAGCGTGGTGCACCCTCAATGCATCGTACGGCATCCAGAGAATCCCCACTCCAAGACCTCCTGTGAGTACTTCTCAGATTTCGAAACTCATCAAGGATTCGAAATCTCCTAAGCTTCAAATGCGATGCCTTAAAAGACTCAAGTCCATTGCATCAGAAAATGAGACGAATAAACGTTTAATAGAAGCTGCCGGAGCAGCTAATTTCTTGGCCTCAATCATTAGAAACGCGAAGAGATCGTCAGATAGTGAAGTGCTTGAGGAGGAATTTGAATTGACAAAGCCTGAAGATGAGGCTCTTAGCATTCTGTATCAACTCCAACTATCCGAAACAAGCCTGAAGTCTCTAGTTGGAGAAAACAGTGAATTCATCGAGTCCATGATTCATTTCATGAAGTCCGAAAACTACGAATCACGTACTTACGCTGTTTTGCTCTTAAAATCAATCTTCAGTGTGGTGGAACAAGCAGAAATGATGAGTTTCAGAGGCGAACTGTTAAAAGAAATAGTTCATGTTTTGAAAGATGAAATCTCTCCCAAGGCCTCCAAAGCTGCATTGCAAGTACTAATCTATCTATGTCCCTTGGGCCGAAACAGGATCAAAGCATCAGAAGCTGGAGCCGTTCAAGTAATCGTCAATTTCCTGATTTCTCATCCGTCGGATAAGAGGTTCTCCGAAATGGCTCTCACCGTGCTTGAACTGCTGTGTCAATGTGCCGAAGGGAGATCGGACTTGCTGAAACATGGAGCTGGATTAGCTGTTGTTTCTAAAAGAATACTCAGGATTTCCCGATTTGCGAGTGATAGAGGAGTGAGGATCATACATTCTATCGCAAAGTATTCGGGCAGTAACTCAAGTGTTCTTCAAGAAATGCTGCAGCTGGGAGTTGTATCAAAGTTGTGTTTGGTGCTTCAAGTGGATTGTGGAAGCAAGACTAAGGAAAAAGCTACGGAGATTCTTAAGATGCATTCCAGAGCTTGGAGGAATTCTCCTTGCTTGTCCACGGCTGTGCCCTCTTTCTATCCAGCTTGA
- the LOC108225391 gene encoding E3 ubiquitin-protein ligase PUB23 produces the protein MDEIEVPSFFLCPISLEIMKDPVILSTGITYDRMSIENWIFLRKNNNCPVTKQELTDVELTPNHTLRRLLQAWCTLNASYGIQRIPTPRLPVSTSQISKLIKDSKSPKLQMRCLKRLKSIASENETNKRFMESAGAANFLASIIINAKRSSADEVVEEEFELTRAEDEALSILYQLQLSETSLKSLIRSENGEFIESMIRFMKSDNYESRTYSILLLKTIFYVVDQAEMKSFRGELLKEVIHVLKDEISPKASKAALQVLIYLCPLGRNRIKASEAGAVQVIVDFLISHPSDKRCSEMALTVLELLCQCAEGRSELLKHGAGLAVVSKGILRISRFASDRGVRIIHSIAKYSGSSSSVLQEMLQLGVVSKLCLVLQVDCGSKTKEKATEILKMHSRAWKNSLCFPMAITSSYPA, from the coding sequence ATGGACGAGATTGAAGTTCCTTCATTTTTTCTGTGTCCGATTTCTCTGGAGATCATGAAAGACCCTGTCATACTCTCAACCGGCATAACATATGATCGGATGAGCATCGAGAATTGGATATTTTTGAGGAAAAACAACAACTGTCCGGTAACGAAACAGGAGCTTACGGATGTAGAGTTGACTCCTAACCATACTCTGAGAAGACTCCTTCAAGCGTGGTGCACCCTCAATGCATCATATGGCATCCAGAGAATCCCAACTCCAAGGCTTCCTGTGAGTACATCTCAGATTTCGAAACTCATCAAGGATTCGAAGTCTCCTAAGCTTCAAATGCGATGCCTTAAAAGACTCAAATCCATTGCATCAGAGAATGAGACGAATAAACGTTTTATGGAATCAGCGGGAGCAGCTAATTTCCTGGCCTCGATTATCATAAACGCAAAGAGATCATCAGCAGATGAAGTAGTTGAGGAGGAATTTGAATTAACAAGGGCCGAAGATGAGGCACTGAGCATTCTATATCAACTCCAACTATCCGAGACAAGCCTGAAGTCTCTAATTAGATCAGAAAACGGTGAATTCATCGAGTCCATGATCCGTTTCATGAAGTCCGACAACTACGAATCACGTACTTACTCCATTCTACTTCTTAAAACAATCTTTTACGTTGTGGATCAAGCAGAAATGAAGAGTTTCAGAGGAGAACTGTTAAAAGAAGTCATTCATGTTTTGAAAGACGAAATCTCTCCCAAGGCCTCCAAAGCTGCATTGCAAGTACTAATCTATCTCTGTCCCTTGGGCCGAAACAGGATCAAAGCATCAGAAGCTGGAGCCGTTCAAGTAATCGTCGATTTCCTGATTTCTCATCCGTCAGATAAGAGGTGCTCCGAAATGGCTCTGACCGTGCTTGAACTGCTGTGTCAATGTGCTGAAGGGAGATCGGAGTTGCTGAAACATGGAGCTGGATTAGCTGTCGTTTCAAAAGGAATACTCAGGATTTCCCGATTTGCGAGTGATAGAGGAGTGAGGATCATACATTCTATTGCAAAGTATTCGGGCAGTAGCTCAAGTGTTCTTCAAGAAATGCTGCAACTGGGAGTTGTATCAAAGTTGTGTTTGGTGCTTCAAGTGGACTGTGGAAGCAAGACTAAGGAAAAAGCTACTGAGATTCTTAAAATGCATTCTAGAGCTTGGAAGAATTCTCTTTGCTTTCCCATGGCTATTACTTCTTCATATCCAGCTTGA
- the LOC135147274 gene encoding uncharacterized protein LOC135147274: MPESSNSRPSSSSIDLAVVYANFLNQQPQAPQEIARTDHIEVMNPLPNMSSHPVFEFSSNLGMEFFGGGQENCMALSDWSSLDTDHSRDMLYICGLEPAGHDHKQQNISDIDRDDEQNIGDYELPPLPGDVAASTNNLNQIANSMQLLGFEKEVDLDPSPRDAFIGNASMFDGMPTYGRAHNFPRP, translated from the coding sequence ATGCCGGAGTCTAGTAATTCCCGTCCCTCATCCTCCAGTATTGATCTTGCTGTTGTTTATGCAAACTTCTTGAACCAGCAGCCTCAAGCCCCTCAAGAGATTGCAAGAACTGATCATATAGAAGTCATGAACCCATTGCCTAATATGTCGAGTCATCCAGTTTTTGAGTTTTCTTCGAATCTTGGTATGGAATTTTTTGGGGGTGGTCAAGAAAATTGTATGGCTCTTTCTGATTGGTCGTCTTTGGATACTGATCACTCgagagatatgctatatatatgtGGGCTTGAACCGGCTGGTCATGATCACAAACAACAAAATATTTCAGACATTGATAGAGATGATGAACAAAATATTGGTGATTATGAGTTGCCACCATTGCCTGGTGATGTAGCAGCATCGACTAATAATCTTAATCAAATTGCGAATAGTATGCAACTGCTAGGGTTTGAGAAGGAAGTCGATCTCGATCCGAGTCCGAGAGATGCATTTATAGGGAACGCAAGCATGTTTGACGGCATGCCTACTTATGGAAGAGCTCATAATTTCCCAAGGCCTTGA